In Apium graveolens cultivar Ventura chromosome 10, ASM990537v1, whole genome shotgun sequence, the following are encoded in one genomic region:
- the LOC141690658 gene encoding uncharacterized protein LOC141690658 has protein sequence MQNFQKCVNDCELQHLPTIGPLFTWYNKRPNDVIEKRLDRMLGNGDWISSFTEGFVKVLPRRIMDHSPLLYSVPMQLQKIHKSFQFFNFMCEHENFHDVIRIAWNEPWYGDPMAILCRRLRNTKVSLIKLNKANENLHNKVHLARKNLVDIQERLSQTSSAQLLDLEQNACKTLESCLLQEEVLLQQKSRVKWLSLGDDNNSFFHNKVKSNWNMNKILAIQDISGAMVFGHHNVSQVAIDYFTSTLGTPSNQAACDLSQLDFSTVTEAHTFMLEAPVTLDFILATLK, from the coding sequence ATGCAGAACTTTCAGAAATGTGTAAATGATTGTGAGCTCCAACACTTACCTACTATAGGTCCTTTGTTTACCTGGTACAACAAGAGGCCAAATGATGTGATTGAGAAACGTCTTGATAGAATGCTTGGAAATGGTGATTGGATATCTAGTTTTACTGAAGGGTTTGTGAAAGTCTTGCCTCGGAGAATTATGGATCATTCCCCCCTTCTTTATTCGGTGCCTATGCAGCTTCAGAAAATTCATAAAAGCTTTCAATTCTTCAATTTCATGTGTGAGCATGAGAATTTTCATGATGTTATCCGCATAGCTTGGAATGAGCCTTGGTATGGGGATCCCATGGCCATTCTTTGTAGAAGACTCCGAAATACTAAGGTTTCTTTGATTAAGCTTAATAAAGCAAATGAGAATCTGCACAACAAGGTGCATCTGGCTCGGAAGAATTTAGTTGACATCCAAGAGCGCCTCTCTCAGACCTCTTCTGCTCAACTTTTGGATTTAGAACAGAATGCCTGCAAAACCTTAGAGTCTTGCCTCTTGCAAGAGGAGGTTCTCCTTCAGCAAAAATCCAGAGTTAAATGGCTCTCTTTGGGGGATGACAATAATAGTTTCTTTCATAATAAAGTGAAGTCTAATTGGAACATGAATAAAATCCTTGCTATACAAGATATTAGTGGCGCTATGGTCTTTGGGCATCACAATGTCTCTCAAGTAGCAATTGACTACTTCACCTCCACTCTTGGTACCCCCTCAAATCAGGCGGCATGTGACCTCTCTCAGCTAGATTTTTCTACTGTTACCGAGGCTCATACCTTTATGTTGGAGGCCCCGGTTACTCTAGACTTTATCCTTGCTACTCTAAAATGA